In a genomic window of Ipomoea triloba cultivar NCNSP0323 chromosome 3, ASM357664v1:
- the LOC116012853 gene encoding uncharacterized protein LOC116012853: protein MANEDVVLKLNMSKAYDRMSWECVLMVLKKLGFCKEWINLIHGTVNNIWYSVIVNGEQHGFFHSTRGLRQGDPLSPSVFVIAAEIETSRLMRCHLPLSVISNQPCLAKGRTSSTXKALETYTGLRAREHELEDLKNKIQVAEKTLAELKKNFVSIMADYKSSPAYLDDAVKYPFMLAPQIFNERNRAESFFNRILSTQIGKELVLKYGKWAYKKGQFKMQSKIIQKLTKTLQRYDMKRILGILPEMILDPEMAPFCEPAEDEYDLVPETPEDQIGRI from the exons ATGGCTAATGAAGATGTTGTCCTGAAATTGAACATGTCTAAGGCCTATGATAGAATGTCTTGGGAATGTGTTTTGATGGTGCTTAAAAAATTGGGTTTTTGTAAGGAATGGATTAACTTGATACATGGGACAGTGAATAATATTTGGTACTCAGTGATTGTAAATGGAGAGCAACATGGCTTCTTCCATTCTACAAGAGGGTTGAGGCAAGGAGACCCCCTGTCCCCCTCTGTATTTGTGATAGCTGCTGAAATTGAGACTAGTAGACTTATGAGA TGCCATCTTCCGTTATCCGTAATATCCAATCAACCCTGCCTGGCCAAAGGAAGGACATCATCGACCNAGAAAGCACTTGAAACTTATACAGGTTTGAGGGCTAGGGAGCATGAGCTTGAGGAtctaaaaaacaaaattcaagtTGCTGAGAAGACTCTCGCTGAACTTAAAAAGAATTTTGTTTCGATTATGGCCGACTACAAGTCATCGCCAGCCTACCTGGACGATGCAGTTAAATACCCATTCATGCTGGCACCTCAAATATTCAATGAGCGCAACCGGGCCGAGTCTTTTTTCAATCGGATATTGTCCACTCAGATTGGGAAAGAGCTAGTTTTGAAATACGGCAAGTGGGCCTACAAGAAAGGACAATTCAAGATGCAGAGTAAAATCATTCAGAAGCTTACTAAGACCTTACAAAGATATGACATGAAGAGAATCCTTGGCATTTTgcctgagatgattcttgatcCTGAAATGGCACCATTTTGCGAGCCTGCAGAGGATGAATACGATCTTGTTCCGGAAACCCCAGAGGATCAAATAGGGCGCATTTAA